In Cicer arietinum cultivar CDC Frontier isolate Library 1 chromosome 1, Cicar.CDCFrontier_v2.0, whole genome shotgun sequence, one DNA window encodes the following:
- the LOC101490330 gene encoding uncharacterized protein isoform X2, producing MEFSGVFKNLTTLVLHSVVVQQDLLQGLFSNCINLVNFTLDDCNFKSDLEIISPTLLHLNIVNWEVAHWRKRNIYIIASNLSSIEYTCNKGGAEHTMKIMEAQSCRMGKTFYVTAPRLLKVFWDAAKRQQNPVDLNASEAQENPDPFGPIASLRHIENLAMICSPSQIAKLRNVLVQLRNLKQLELCIEGAYDPNTKYLWILDIAMACQHLQKLSLTIRNSHLKNSHKIGIQRERRKVAGFFHNELKYVELRGCVCTINLIELASHLLRNVNSLKQMTFRSRDTFYIGGETWNKGSQRSCWPKCRNIIHHMLKDDVNEQCQLIIL from the exons ATGGAGTTTTCTGGTGTATTTAAGAATTTGACAACTCTTGTGTTGCATAGTGTTGTTGTGCAGCAGGATCTGCTTCAGGGTCTGTTTTCCAACTGCATCAATCTTGTAAACTTCACCCTTGATGACTGTAACTTCAAGTCCGACTTGGAGATAATCAGTCCGACATTGTTACATTTGAACATTGTTAACTGGGAGGTTGCACATTGGAGGAAGAGGAATATATATATCATTGCATCAAATCTCTCATCCATTGAATATACTTGTAATAAAGGTGGTGCAGAACACACAATGAAGATTATGGAGGCTCAGAG TTGTCGCATGGGGAAAACATTCTATGTCACTGCTCCAAGGTTATTGAAAGTTTTTTGGGATGCAGCTAAGAGACAGCAAAATCCGGTTGATTTGAATGCATCTGAGGCACAGGAAAATCCAGACCCCTTTGGTCCAATTGCAAGTTTAAGACATATTGAGAATTTAGCTATGATCTGCAGCCCTTCACAG ATAGCGAAATTAAGGAATGTCTTAGTTCAATTGCGAAATCTTAAACAATTGGAATTATGCATCGAGGGAGCATATGATCCTAATACGAAATACCTTTGGATTTTAGATATTGCAATGGCTTGTCAACATCTCCAAAAACTATCTCTCACG aTTAGAAATTCACATTTGAAAAATTCACATAAGATTGGAATTCAGAGGGAAAGAAGAAAAGTTGCAGGGTTTTTTCATAATGAATTGAAATATGTCGAGTTACGTGGTTGTGTTTGCACCATAAATCTAATTGAGTTAGCTAGTCACCTATTGAGGAATGTGAATTCGCTTAAGCAAATGACTTTCCGTTCTCGTGACACATTCTATATAGGTGGTGAAACATGGAATAAGGGTTCTCAGAGGAGTTGTTGGCCAAAATGTCGAAACATTATTCATCATATGCTTAAAGATGATGTAAATGAACAGTGTCAACttattattttgtag
- the LOC101490330 gene encoding uncharacterized protein isoform X1, with translation MMIYKEASACLLIETRYSHSLSSPPTILSVVVQQDLLQGLFSNCINLVNFTLDDCNFKSDLEIISPTLLHLNIVNWEVAHWRKRNIYIIASNLSSIEYTCNKGGAEHTMKIMEAQSCRMGKTFYVTAPRLLKVFWDAAKRQQNPVDLNASEAQENPDPFGPIASLRHIENLAMICSPSQIAKLRNVLVQLRNLKQLELCIEGAYDPNTKYLWILDIAMACQHLQKLSLTIRNSHLKNSHKIGIQRERRKVAGFFHNELKYVELRGCVCTINLIELASHLLRNVNSLKQMTFRSRDTFYIGGETWNKGSQRSCWPKCRNIIHHMLKDDVNEQCQLIIL, from the exons TGTTGTTGTGCAGCAGGATCTGCTTCAGGGTCTGTTTTCCAACTGCATCAATCTTGTAAACTTCACCCTTGATGACTGTAACTTCAAGTCCGACTTGGAGATAATCAGTCCGACATTGTTACATTTGAACATTGTTAACTGGGAGGTTGCACATTGGAGGAAGAGGAATATATATATCATTGCATCAAATCTCTCATCCATTGAATATACTTGTAATAAAGGTGGTGCAGAACACACAATGAAGATTATGGAGGCTCAGAG TTGTCGCATGGGGAAAACATTCTATGTCACTGCTCCAAGGTTATTGAAAGTTTTTTGGGATGCAGCTAAGAGACAGCAAAATCCGGTTGATTTGAATGCATCTGAGGCACAGGAAAATCCAGACCCCTTTGGTCCAATTGCAAGTTTAAGACATATTGAGAATTTAGCTATGATCTGCAGCCCTTCACAG ATAGCGAAATTAAGGAATGTCTTAGTTCAATTGCGAAATCTTAAACAATTGGAATTATGCATCGAGGGAGCATATGATCCTAATACGAAATACCTTTGGATTTTAGATATTGCAATGGCTTGTCAACATCTCCAAAAACTATCTCTCACG aTTAGAAATTCACATTTGAAAAATTCACATAAGATTGGAATTCAGAGGGAAAGAAGAAAAGTTGCAGGGTTTTTTCATAATGAATTGAAATATGTCGAGTTACGTGGTTGTGTTTGCACCATAAATCTAATTGAGTTAGCTAGTCACCTATTGAGGAATGTGAATTCGCTTAAGCAAATGACTTTCCGTTCTCGTGACACATTCTATATAGGTGGTGAAACATGGAATAAGGGTTCTCAGAGGAGTTGTTGGCCAAAATGTCGAAACATTATTCATCATATGCTTAAAGATGATGTAAATGAACAGTGTCAACttattattttgtag
- the LOC101490648 gene encoding outer envelope pore protein 16-2, chloroplastic-like, producing the protein MNLKTSSEVETRCLLDEICNFDRKGLFDLGHPLLNRIAESFVKAAGIGAVQSLSRQAYFTAIQGGLPPSDVSATRKSRLPAALRGETNDKSLEAMVINTGKESLQWGVAAGIYSGLTYGLKEARGAHDWKNSAVAGAITGATLALTLEDSTHEHVVQCAITGAAISTAAKLLTGIF; encoded by the exons ATGAATTTGAAGACGAGCAGTGAGGTGGAGACTCGATGTCTACTTGATGagatttgtaattttgatagaaaaggttTGTTTGATCTTGGCCATCCTCTTCTCAATCGCATCGCTGAAAGTTTCGTTAAAGCCGCTGGAATTGGTGCCGTTCAATCCCTTTCTCGTCAGGCTTATTTCACTGCCATTCAAG GCGGTTTACCTCCATCAGATGTTTCAGCCACCAGGAAATCTCGTTTGCCAGCCGCTCTTAGAG GAGAGACCAACGACAAATCCCTCGAGGCCATG GTGATCAACACTGGGAAAGAG TCCTTACAATGGG GAGTGGCTGCAGGAATATATTCGGGTCTAACATATGGGCTGAAGGAAGCTCGTGGAGCTCATGACTGG AAAAACAGTGCAGTTGCTGGAGCAATAACTGGGGCCACCCTTGCACTTACATTGGAAGATTCCACTCATGAACATGTTGTTCAATGTGCTATCACTGGAGCTGCAATCTCCACTGCTGCAAAACTTCTCACTGGAATTTTCTAA